A genomic segment from Dasypus novemcinctus isolate mDasNov1 chromosome X, mDasNov1.1.hap2, whole genome shotgun sequence encodes:
- the VMA21 gene encoding vacuolar ATPase assembly integral membrane protein VMA21 — MERFDKAALNALQPPEFRTESSLASTLKTLLFFTALMITVPIGLYFTTKSYLFEGALGMSNRDSYFYAAIVAVVAVHVVLALFVYVAWNEGSRQWREGKQD; from the exons ATGGAGCGTTTTGATAAGGCGGCCTTGAACGCGTTGCAGCCGCCCGAATTCAG AACTGAAAGTTCATTAGCATCTACACTGAAGACGCTCCTGTTCTTCACCGCTTTAATGATCACTGTTCCAATTGGGTTATATTTTACAACTAAATCTTACCTATTTGAAG GTGCCTTGGGGATGTCCAATAGGGACAGCTATTTTTATGCTGCTATTGTTGCAGTGGTAGCCGTCCATGTGGTGCTGGCCCTCTTTGTGTACGTGGCCTGGAATGAAGGCTCACGACAGTGGCGAGAAGGCAAACAGGATTAA